Proteins found in one Thermaerobacter subterraneus DSM 13965 genomic segment:
- a CDS encoding WD40/YVTN/BNR-like repeat-containing protein — protein MPRSRRHPPQSIGVGILILLLLTGCTPGRGSQPHEGDRPPAGEGSQGQLQQLEQVPLAPVDVDFVDPDTGYVLGEDGRLARTEDGGMSWHVIHEFDEPIAGIDFASASVGWATARDGIWSTTDSGASWTKVQTPFSPGFVDLVDEGVAWATDDRFRLYHTTDGGNRWEPKTNPCTSVENPAAWAASFISSHDGWFICGSDEGMGGETKVLLRTADAARTWERIAAVQRDGEEVPGGLPTGGYVGDLFFLDPKTGWFGTTRYGEVWHTQDGGRSWQKVSQGPSGVRAFIELDFVTAELGWSLLFVQGDDGWRLARTQDGGVTWETVNVTVEAPPAPGSS, from the coding sequence ATGCCCAGGAGCCGGCGGCACCCCCCGCAAAGCATCGGGGTCGGCATCCTGATCCTGTTGCTGCTGACGGGTTGCACCCCAGGACGCGGCAGCCAGCCGCACGAGGGAGACCGTCCACCGGCAGGTGAAGGCAGTCAGGGGCAACTGCAGCAGCTGGAGCAGGTGCCGCTGGCGCCCGTGGATGTCGACTTCGTAGATCCGGACACGGGTTATGTCCTCGGCGAGGATGGCCGGCTGGCCCGGACGGAAGACGGCGGGATGTCCTGGCACGTGATCCACGAATTCGACGAGCCGATCGCCGGCATCGATTTCGCCTCGGCCAGCGTGGGCTGGGCAACGGCCCGAGACGGCATCTGGTCGACGACCGATTCGGGAGCGTCGTGGACCAAGGTCCAGACGCCGTTCTCGCCGGGATTCGTCGACCTCGTTGACGAGGGAGTCGCCTGGGCCACAGACGACCGGTTCCGGTTGTACCACACGACCGACGGAGGCAACCGTTGGGAGCCGAAGACAAACCCGTGCACTTCGGTCGAGAATCCGGCAGCTTGGGCGGCCTCCTTCATCAGTTCCCATGACGGCTGGTTCATTTGTGGGAGCGATGAAGGAATGGGTGGCGAAACCAAGGTACTGCTGCGAACGGCGGACGCTGCCCGTACGTGGGAACGAATCGCGGCGGTCCAGCGCGATGGCGAGGAGGTGCCGGGCGGCCTTCCCACGGGTGGCTACGTGGGCGACCTGTTCTTCCTTGACCCGAAGACGGGCTGGTTTGGAACCACCCGGTATGGCGAAGTATGGCATACGCAGGACGGCGGGAGGTCCTGGCAAAAGGTGAGCCAGGGGCCGTCCGGCGTGCGGGCCTTTATCGAGCTGGACTTTGTCACGGCGGAACTGGGCTGGAGCCTTCTCTTCGTGCAGGGCGACGACGGTTGGCGCCTGGCCCGGACGCAAGACGGCGGCGTCACCTGGGAGACGGTCAACGTCACCGTCGAAGCGCCGCCGGCACCGGGTTCATCTTGA
- a CDS encoding PH domain-containing protein — translation MSPPRRSAPSQPPAWRALPLVPARDESLWTALILLLFGLAAWGTRVPWLFAFGPALVFLGYLARARLAYLAGPDRLIVQTLVGRRVIPYAAIQRAEYLELAGGIRLLATYAPGYAVGWFYLSGLGRQLLLGSTDRGPAVRLHLHRGAVIVTPQDPVEALALVEEHGVPLDAPRWVLKEVRRRRKGGRG, via the coding sequence ATGTCGCCACCCCGCCGGTCTGCACCGTCCCAGCCCCCCGCCTGGCGGGCGCTGCCCTTGGTCCCGGCTCGGGACGAGAGCCTTTGGACCGCCCTCATCCTGCTCCTCTTCGGCCTGGCGGCCTGGGGCACCCGCGTCCCCTGGCTCTTTGCCTTCGGACCGGCCCTGGTCTTCCTGGGCTACCTGGCCCGGGCCCGGCTGGCCTATCTGGCCGGACCCGACCGGCTGATCGTCCAAACCCTGGTCGGACGCCGCGTGATCCCGTACGCCGCCATCCAGCGGGCTGAGTATCTGGAACTGGCCGGGGGCATCCGCCTGCTGGCCACCTATGCGCCGGGGTACGCGGTGGGCTGGTTCTACCTCAGCGGCCTGGGCCGCCAGCTGCTGCTGGGGAGCACCGACCGGGGTCCCGCCGTCCGCCTGCACCTGCACCGGGGCGCGGTGATCGTGACACCGCAGGACCCCGTGGAGGCGCTGGCGCTTGTGGAGGAACACGGGGTACCCCTGGACGCTCCCCGCTGGGTCCTCAAAGAGGTGCGCCGCCGCCGTAAGGGTGGGCGCGGTTAG
- a CDS encoding ABC1 kinase family protein — translation MAMATLPPRQAATPTGRRVDLSAAWWSSPRWAEEKKRIKAELAALEAGITPRKRLRAVVRTLARHGLLHLLQDRKAVKELAGTGPGSPQDQRLRQIGRRVRLAFQELGPTFIKLGQVLVTRQELLPEPITMELAQLLDQVPPMPFPYMAVVLDDELPDGLQTLAWIDPDPIGSASLAQVYRAQLRDGRPCAVKVVRPLVDKLFQTDIANIAKLARRLQKLLPPPMAASSDLPGVIRDYYSSVASELDMRIEARNTKEGRAIVEEFGTLAVPEVYLATRRVLVTEYIDGWNIKDFPVDFFTFEERFERMIDLAHLYIKEFLDGRYHADPHGSNLMVCRHTRKVYVIDWGMVGRMDALHTEAIFRHLLHIRLNQAEDAAEVMLDVFEPTPYTDTGRLKDQLRSLYIQYVDTEQAGSHNWGHLLVEEIRIAMENHCRIPAGLSLWAKGWSAAEGTARWLCPEITYHTVVESADVQILRRLLARRFNYRANAAWIAEASELVATLPRRLNKILERAAWNDFKLPVEGRLSEQATRNLNRMVNRATLGLVSGSFFLGSALLAALGSGALDRIPGLAAVTTTALWGSLGAGVYTVWRVLRSNKA, via the coding sequence ATGGCCATGGCCACCCTGCCCCCGCGGCAGGCGGCCACCCCAACCGGCCGGCGGGTCGACCTGTCGGCCGCCTGGTGGTCGTCGCCCCGGTGGGCGGAAGAGAAGAAGCGCATCAAAGCGGAGCTGGCCGCCCTGGAGGCCGGCATCACGCCCCGCAAGCGGCTGCGGGCCGTGGTCCGCACCCTGGCCCGCCACGGCCTGCTTCACCTGCTCCAAGATCGCAAGGCGGTGAAGGAGCTGGCCGGCACCGGGCCGGGCAGCCCTCAGGACCAACGGCTACGGCAGATTGGCCGCCGGGTGCGGCTGGCCTTCCAGGAGCTGGGCCCCACCTTCATCAAGCTGGGGCAGGTGCTGGTGACCCGCCAGGAACTGTTGCCAGAGCCCATCACCATGGAGCTGGCCCAGCTGCTGGACCAGGTCCCGCCCATGCCCTTCCCCTACATGGCCGTCGTGCTGGACGACGAGTTGCCCGACGGCCTGCAGACCTTGGCCTGGATCGACCCCGACCCCATCGGCTCGGCCTCGCTGGCCCAGGTCTACCGCGCCCAGCTGCGGGACGGCCGGCCCTGCGCCGTCAAGGTGGTTCGTCCCCTGGTCGACAAGCTGTTCCAGACGGACATCGCCAACATCGCCAAGCTGGCCCGGCGGCTGCAGAAGCTACTGCCGCCGCCCATGGCGGCCTCCTCCGACCTGCCCGGGGTGATCCGCGACTACTACAGCAGCGTGGCCAGCGAACTGGACATGCGCATCGAGGCCCGCAACACCAAGGAGGGCCGCGCGATCGTCGAGGAATTCGGCACGCTGGCCGTACCCGAGGTCTACCTGGCCACCCGGCGCGTGCTGGTCACCGAGTACATCGACGGCTGGAACATCAAGGACTTCCCCGTCGACTTCTTCACCTTCGAAGAGCGGTTCGAGCGCATGATCGACTTGGCCCACCTCTACATCAAGGAGTTCCTCGACGGGCGCTACCACGCCGACCCCCACGGGTCGAACCTGATGGTCTGCCGCCACACCAGGAAGGTGTACGTCATCGACTGGGGCATGGTGGGGCGGATGGACGCCCTGCACACCGAGGCCATCTTCCGCCACCTGCTGCACATCCGGCTCAACCAGGCCGAAGATGCCGCCGAGGTGATGCTGGACGTCTTCGAGCCCACGCCCTATACCGACACGGGCCGCCTGAAGGACCAGCTTCGCTCCCTCTACATCCAGTACGTCGACACCGAACAGGCCGGGTCCCACAACTGGGGCCACCTGCTGGTGGAAGAGATTCGCATCGCCATGGAGAATCATTGCCGCATCCCCGCCGGTCTCTCCCTCTGGGCCAAGGGGTGGTCGGCGGCGGAAGGCACGGCCCGCTGGCTCTGCCCGGAGATCACCTACCATACGGTGGTCGAATCGGCCGACGTGCAGATCCTGCGCCGGCTGCTGGCGCGCCGGTTCAACTACCGGGCCAACGCCGCCTGGATTGCCGAGGCTTCGGAGCTTGTGGCCACGCTGCCGCGGCGGCTGAACAAGATCCTGGAGCGGGCGGCCTGGAACGACTTCAAGCTGCCGGTGGAAGGGAGGCTCAGCGAACAGGCGACCCGGAACCTGAACCGGATGGTCAACCGGGCCACCCTGGGCCTGGTCTCGGGCAGCTTCTTCCTGGGTTCCGCCCTGCTGGCGGCCCTGGGCAGCGGCGCCCTGGACCGGATTCCAGGGCTGGCGGCGGTGACCACCACCGCGCTGTGGGGATCCCTGGGGGCTGGCGTGTACACCGTCTGGCGGGTGTTGCGGTCGAACAAGGCCTGA